Genomic segment of Candidatus Binatia bacterium:
GCCGGCCTCGAGCGCGCGGATCGTCCACGGACCGTGCAGGGCGTTCGGCAGCGGGTTGTAGATCGCGTCGACGTCGGGCGACGCGAGCAGCGACTCGTACGTCGGGTAGGCGCGCTCGATCCGATGCTTGACGGAGAAGTCGCCGGCCCGCTGCGCGTCGCGCGCCGCGATGCCGACGACCTTCGCCTCCGGAACCGAAGCGGCCGGACGCACCAGCGCCATCGGCGCGATGCGCGCGGCGCCGAGGATGCCGATCCGCAGCGGCCCCTCGGCGCGCGCCTCACCGCTGACCTGGACGTCCTCCGGCGGGACGCTCACAGCCCGAGGATCCGGTTGTAGCGCTCGAGCCGCGACACGTCGCCGCTCTGGATGCGCTTCGCGTGCATGTCGACCATCAGCATGTTGCGCCGGATGAACGACGCCGCGAGCTCGTACTTGGTCGGCACCACCTCTGCTTGGAAGAGCAGCTCCGCCGCCACCACCACGTCGATCACCATGTCGCACACCCGCTTCGCGTTGAGCAGCGCGTAGCGCGGATCCTCCATCAAGCCGGGCAGCGACGCCGTGATCGCGCCGATGCCGTCGCGCACCAGCTTCGCCTCCTCGGGGAAGCGGTCGTCGAGGTGCTCGAGGTCGGCGCGCGTCTGCTCGAGCGCGGTGAACAGCGCGCCCTTGCTCATCTCGCGCAGCGCGAAGCTCGCCTGGATCTCGGACGTGCCCTCGTAGATCGTCGTGATGATCGAGTCCGAGTGGTAGTGCCCGGCGGGCGACTCGGCCATGTAGCCGATGCCGCCGTGGATCTGGATGCCCGCGCGCGTCACGCGGTTCGAGACTTCGGTGCTGTAGTACTTGCAGAGCGGCGTGAAGAAGCGGATCAGCTGCGTGTTGCGCTCGAGCTCCTCCTGCAGCGCCGCGCGATCGACGCCCGGATCGTTGCGGTCGCTCGCGAGGTAGGCCTCGATCGCCGCCGTCATGTCGATCATCGCGCAGGTCCGGTAGAGCAGGGCGCGCGACGACTGGATGTCGAGCGCCATCAGCGTGAGCATCGACTTCACGAGCGGCTGCTCGATGATCGGCGCGCCGAACTGCACGCGCTCCGAGGCGTACGTGCGCGCTTGACGGTAGGCGGCCTCGGCGATGCCGATCGCCTGCGCGGCGACGCCGAGCCGCGCCTGGTTCATGAGGTCGAGCATGGCGCGGAAGCCGTTGCCGCGCTCGCCGAGCAGGAACGCCTCGGCGTGGTCGAACTCGACGGCGCAGGTCGGCGAGCCGTGGATGCCCATCTTGTTCTCGACGCGCGTCACGCGCACCGTGTTGCGCCGTCCGTCGGGCAGCACGACCGGACAGAGCAGCAGGTTGAGGCCGTTGGTCGTGCCCTTCGACTGGTCGTAGGTCGCGGCGTCGCGCGCCAGGACCAGGTGGACGTCCGAGCCGCCGTTGGTGATGAAGATCTTCGCGCCGTCGATGAACCAGCGGCCGTTCTCCTCGGTGGCGCGCGTCGTGATGCCGCCGAGGTCCGAGCCCGCCTGGGGCTCGGTCAGGTCCATGCAGCCCTGCAGCTCGCCGGACGCGAACCGCGGCAGGTAGCGCTGCTTGATCTCCTCGCTGCCGTACTTCTGGATGTCACCGGCGACGCCCGCCTGCAGGCCGACGATCGTCATCAGGCTGGTGTCGGCCCGCGAGACCATCTCGAGGTAATTCGAGTTGAGCAGGACGGGCAGTCCGTAGCCGCCATACTTCGGGTCGAGGATCAGGCAGACGAGGCCTGCCTGGCGCAGCTTGTCGTAGCCGCTCGCGATGTGCGGCGGCACGATGACGCGGCCGTCCTCGAGCCGGACCTCCTCGTGCCAGTGGTCCTTCGCCTCCGCTTCGATGTCCTCGCAGATCTCGCCGATCGTCTGGAGGATCGTCTTGAAGGTCTCGACCTCGCTGGCGACGTCGCCTTCCGAGCCGCGCAAGAGCTTGAAGTAGCGCGCCCAATCGACCCGGTGGTCGATGAACTGGCGCATGTCCTGGTGGAAGAATTCGCGGTTCATCCCGGCCTCCTTATCATGCAGCGCGTCATCGTCGAGCCGGGACGTGAGGGGGCTCGCGGGCCGTCCGCGAGGGGGACGCGCGTCGTCGGCGTCAGGATCTGCTGGCCGCGCGTGTCGCGATGCGCCGCCGGGCGTGCGTCAAGCTCCGCCGGCGGCGAGGCCGACCTCCTGGCCGTGCGACAGCTCGAGCGTGTGGCCGTCGGGGTCGGCGAGCATCGCGAAGTAGCCGACCGGCGCTCCGGCGTCGATCGGCCCCATGCGCAGGCGCCCTTCGGCGCGGGCGACGTCGCACAGGCGGTCGACGTCCTCGCGGGTCGCGCAGCCGACGCCCAGGTGCGCGAGCCCCTCGAGCCGCTCCTCGACGCGCTCGACCTCGATCAGCACGATCACGAACGGGCGCGTGCCGTCCGCGAGCCACACCACCTCGCGTCCGGTCGACGGGTCGCGCCGCCGGTGCACGACGTGCATCGCCGCATAGCGTTCGTAGAACGCGACGCTCGCCGCCGGGTCCGCGACCGGCAGCGCGACGTGCGTCAAGCCGACGTCGGACATGCGCTGCCCCGGTTTGCGCTTCGCCATCGCACGATCGCCACGCTCCGGCGTTCGGCGATCTGCCGCTTGACCGCCCGCCTCCGAGCGGGCACCGTTGTTGGCTGTTGTCCAGGGGTCCGCCGCGCCGTCGGAAACCGGCCGCCTTCGGGACTTCTGGCAGGAACCGCTCGAACCGAAGGAGGTCGATCGATGTCAGTACGCCGTTCCATTGCGTTGCTTGGTCTGCTGCTCGTTCCGGGGGTCGTGCTGCCCGGTGCGACGTCCGCCGCAGACCAGGATACGCTGATCAAGTACTACCGCAAAAAGAACAACGTCCCGCCGAGCGAGACCGTCACGGTGAAGGACGTCAAGGACTCGCCGATCAAGGGCGCGAAGCAGGGCGTCCTCGAGATCGGCACGCCGCCGCGCGCGCGCCAGGTGCCGTTCACCGCGTCGTCCGACTTCCGCTACGTGATCTTCGCCGAGGTCGACGACGTCACCGTCGATCCCGCGAAGGCGGTGATGGACAAGGTGTCGCTGAAGAACGAGGTCTGTCGCGGTCCGAAGGACGCGAAGGTGACCATCATCGAGTACTCGGACTTCCAGTGCCCGTTCTGCGCCAAGGGCTACAACACGATCGAGAACGAGGTGCTGACCGAGTACAAGGACAAGGTCCGCTTCTGCTACAAGCACCTGCCGCTGCCGTTCCATCCGTGGGCCGAGCCGAGCGCCATCGCGATGGAGTGCATGAAGCAGCAGAACCCCGACGCGGCCTGGGCGGTCTACCGCGGCTTCTTCGAGAAGCAGAAGGAAGTGACGCCGGCGAACGTCAAGGAGAAGGCGCTCGAGTTCGCGGCCAACGACAAGATCGACAAGGCCAAGTTCGAGGAGTGCTTCGACAAGAAGGAGACCCTCGACAAGGTCAAGGCGGACAAGGCCGAGGCGACCTCGCTCGGTCTGACCGGTACGCCGTCGTTCGTGATCAACGGCCGCATGGTGAAGGGCGCCCAGCCGGCGGCGAACTTCAAGGCCATCATCGACGACGAGCTCGCGTCGGCGAAGTGAGCAGCGCGGGGACGTGTCGCACGCCGGCACGTCCCCGCATCCATCCCGCCGCTCCCGCGTCCCGACGTGACGCCGCGCGCTCGCGTGGCGGCGTGCCGTCCCCGTCGCGGGTGCTAAAGTGCGCCGGCCAGGGACGGCCGGATGCTTCACGTCGATTCTCACGCTCTGGCGGCGACCCCCGCCGTCAATCATCGGGCGCGCGCTGCGCGCCTGGCGCAACGGGCGCGCGACACGCGCCTGACGCATCACACCCGCCACGCGCGTCACGCGCGCCCCACGGGCGCGTTCCCGCGTCGACCGTACGCGGGCGGCGACACGCCGTGGCTGCGCTGACGGAGCCGCCGCGACGTGCACGGCTCGCGTGACAGCGGAAGGGCAGGGGCGATGCGCTGGTGCTCGACGGCGTCGGAGCAGCCCCGGCTCGAGGACGCGGCGCGCGAGGCCGCCGCGACGCTGCGCGCGCAGCTCGACGGCGCGCGTCCGGACCTGGTGATCGCGTTCCCCTCGGACCAGTACCGCGCCGATCACCGCGAGCTCTCCGCGATCCTCGCCGACGAGCTCGGCGGCGGTCTGCTGCTCGGCTGCTCGGCGCACAGCGTGATCGGCGGCGGGCGCGAGATCGAGCACGGCCCGGCGCTGTCGCTCACCGCGGCGTCGTTGCCAGACGTGAGCTTGACGCCGTTCCACGTCGACCTCGACGCGCTGCCCGAGCCCGACGCGCCGCCCGAAGCCTGGCGGCGCGTGTGCGGCGTCGACGCCGGCGTCGAGCCGCACTTCCTGCTGCTCGCCGACCCGTTCTCCTTCGACGTCGAGCGGCTGATCCGCGGGCTCGACGCGGCCTTTCCATCCAGCAAGAAGATCGGCGGCGTCGCGAGCGGCGGCCGCACGCCGGGCGACAACGCGCTGCTGCTCGGCGACCGCGTGCACCGCTCGGGTCTGGTCGGCGTGGCGATGGCCGGCAACCTCGAGCTCGACACCATCGTCGCCCAGGGCTGCCGTCCGATCGGCGTGCCGATGTTCGTCACGCGCTGCCGCGACAACGTCCTGCAGGAGCTCGACGGACGCCCCGCGCTCGAGGTGCTGCAGGACCTCTACGAGAGCCTGCCGCCGGCGGATCAGGAGCTGTGCCGCGGCTCGCTGTTCCTCGGCATCGAGATGAAGCAGGCGCAGGGCGAGTACCAGCAGGGCGACTTCCTGATCCGCAACCTGCTCGGCTCGGACCGCGAGGAGGGCACGCTGATCGTCGGCGCGCTGCTGCGGCCGCTGCAGGTCGTGCAGTTCCACCTGCGCGACGCGCTGACCTCGGCCGAGGACATCGAGCGCCGGCTCGCGCGCTACGAGGCGGAGCGCGGCACCGAGGCGGTGCGTGGCGCGGTCCTGTTCTCGTGCCTCGGGCGCGGCGTGCACCTCTACGGACGTCCGAACCACGACAGCGACGTCCTGCGCCGCCACCTGGGCGACGTCGCGCTGGGCGGCTTCTTCTGCAACGGCGAGATCGGTCCGGTGCAGGGGACGACGTTCCTGCACGGCTACACGAGCGCGCTCGGCATCTTCCGCTCGCGCGGCTGACGAGCTCGCGCGCTCGCGCGGGCTCACGGTGGCGTCACGGGTCTGCGGTGGACCCGGCTGCGCCGCCCCGATAGACGCGTACGACGTGCCCGTGGACGTACCCGCCTGGTGCCGCTCCGTGGCCGGCGAGGGCCCGGTGCTCGTGGTCGTGCCGCACGGCGGACTGTGCGCGCACGATCTGCTCGAGCTGCGTCGCGGCGGCACGCTGCGCGGCAACGACCTGCACACCGGCGAGGTCGCGCGCGCGCTCGCGCAGCGCCTCGGCGCGTCGCTGATCGAGAACCTCGCGGTCGACCGCAACCAGCTCGATCTGAACCGCGTCGACGAGGTCACGACCCACGCGCCGTGGTTTCTCGACCTGCTGCGCGAGCACCTCGGACGCATCCTCGCGCGCCACGCGCACGCCGAGGTGCTGTTCGTGCACGGCTGGCACGTCGTGCAGCCGACCTGCGACGTCGGCGTCGGGGCGCGGCTCGCGACACCGACGGAGGCGGCGAAGCTCGCGCCGCGGCTCACGGCGTCGCCGAGCTACGTCGCGAGCGCGCTCGACACGCTGCGCGCGCTCGGCGCACGCGACGGCATCCACACGACTTTCGGCGAGCGCTGGCCTGCGGCGCACCCGAACAACGTCATGCAGCTCTTCCGTCGCGTGCCGCGCGCGACCGGCGGGCCGTGCGCGGCGCTCGCGGATCTGACCGCGTCGGGGCGCACGCACGCGGTGCAGCTCGAGCTCGGCGCGCCGCTGCGCTTCCCGGGCGCCTGGCGCGAGCGCTTCGTCGCCGCGGCGGCCGCGGCGTTCGGAGGCGCAGCGCAGCGCGCGAACGTGGACGCGGGCGCGAGCGTGGCGACGCCGTCCGCAGCGCTCGTCGCGCCGCGTGGGCACGCCGACGCGCGGCGTGGGCACGGCGACGCCGCGCAGCGTGCGGCCGCGGCGACGGCCGGCGCGCATGCACCCGTGCGCGGCGTCGCGCTGCAGGCGCACGACGCCGCGGTCGGCGCGCACGGCCTCGGCATCGTCGCCGGCCTGGGCGCGCTCGGACCCGACGAGATCGGCGGACGCCTGCTGCTCCTGCCCGGCGGCCAGCGCGTGCTGCTCTTCACCGGACACGGCCGCCCACGCGCCGACGGCCGCCTCGCGCTCGCCGGGCTCGAGGCGGAGATCGGCGAGCACACGGCCTGGGTTCGCTTCCGCGGACCGCTGCTCGACATCCCCGATGCCGCGCTCTACTTCCGCGACGAGCGCGCGCAGCTCGCGGCCCGCGTCGTCGGCGCCGACGTCGAGCTGCACTACGCGACGAGCGAAGCGCGCACCTGGGGGTGGCTCGAGGGGCGCGTCAGGCTCGACGGCGCCGTGCTGCGCGTCGGCGCGACGGCGTTCACCGATCCCGTGCTCGCGCGTCTCGCGCCGGAGCGTCCGGGCGTGCGCCTGCGCCTCGTCGCCTCGTTCGGCGCCGACCTCGGCGCGGTCGCGGATCTCGACCCCGGCGAGCCCGCGTCGTCGCTGCGGCTGCTCGGGGACGACGGCGCGACGGCGCTCGCGCTCGCCGAGGAGGCCGACGGTGCGCACGCGCCGCTGCCGGACGTCGTGCCGGGACGGCTCACGCCGCCTTTCGCGCTCGCGCTGCGCGGCGGTGGCGCGCTGCGCTGCACGCCGCGCAGCCACGTCACCATCCTGCGTCCGGTGCGTCCCGGGCTGTTCGCGCGGGTGACCTTCGGCGTCGCGGGCTACGCGCTCGGCGAGCGACGTGGTAGCGGCTTCTACGAGCACACGACCGCGTTCGCCTGCGGCGCGGACGCCCGCGAGCCGACATGAAGACCATCGATCTGCGCAGCGACACCGTCACCCGTCCGACGCAGGCCATGCGCGCCGCGATGGCGGCGGCGGAGGTCGGCGACGACGTCTACGGCGAGGACCCGACGGTCAACGCGCTGCAGGAAGAAGCCGCGCGTCTGACCGGCAAGGAGGCCGCGCTCTTCGTGCCGAGCGGCACGATGGCGAACCAGGCGGCGCTGCGCGCGCTCACGCGGCACGGCGACCTCGTGCTCGCGACCGAGGGCGCGCACCTCGAGCGCTTCGAGTCCGGCGCCGCGGCGGCGATCTCGGGCGTGCAGGTGAAGACCGTCGGGCGCGACGGCACGCTCGACCCCGACGACGTCCGACGCGCGCTCACGCCGCGCGACCACCACTTCGCGCCGCTCACGCTGGTCGCGCTCGAGAACACGCACAACACGGCGGGCGGACGCGTCTTCCCGCTCGACCTGCTGCGCAGCGTGATCGACGTCGCGCGCGAGCACGGGCTCAAGCTGCACCTCGACGGCGCGCGGCTCTTCAACGCCGCGGTCGCGAGCGGCGTGCCGGTCGCGGAGTGGGCGCGCGGCTTCGACACCGTGACCTTCTGCCTGTCGAAGGGGCTCGGCGCGCCGGTCGGGTCGGTGGTGTGCGGCTCGGCCGAGGTCATCGAGCGCGTGCACCGCGTCCGCAAGATGCTCGGCGGCGGCATGCGCCAGGCGGGCATCCTCGCCGCCGCGGGGCTGTATGCGCTCCGTCACCACGTCGAGCGGCTCGCCGAGGACCACGCCAACGCGCGGCGCCTCGCCGAGGGTCTCGCCGAGCTGGGTCTCACCGTCGACCCGTTCCCGGAGACCAACATCGTGCTGTTCGGCGCACCGAAGGCCAAGTTTGGCCTTGCGCTGCGCTCGCGCGGCGTCCTGGTCAACGAGGTCGGTCCGCGTCGCTACCGCGCGGTGACCCACCTCGACGTGTCGGCGGACGACGTCGAGGACGCCTTGGCGCGGATCCGGGACGCGCTCGACGCCGCGGCCTGAGGCGCGCGAGCCGCTCGGCCTGAGCTGCTCACGGCGTCGCACGAGCGGCGTCCGTCGCGCTGCCCGGCCCGGTCGCGGCCGCGCTCTGCCGCACGAGCTGCGCGCGTCCCGGCTCCTCGCCAGCGCGCAGCGCACTGCGCATGTCGGTCGCCTCCTGCGACCGTTCGCCGCGCCGCAGGTGCGGATGCGCCAGCGCGCGTGCGATGGCGGTGAATGGCGCCGCGGCGGGTGACGTCCATGTCGGGCAGGCGCCGCGCCGGGGACGCGGGCTCGTTCTTTGGCACGAAACGACCGATGCAACGACCGGTGCGAATGCGACTTGCACGGGGCCGCTGGAGCGGCCACAACGATCGCCGGGCGGCGCTGCGTCGAACGCCTCGGGAGAGCATCGGATGGCGGACATGAGAGCGAGCGCTGACCCACGGACGAGCTGCACGACCTCGCGCGCGAGGCGGCGGCTGGATGTCGCCCGCGCGCCGCTCTCGGCCGGTGCGCTGCTCGTCGCTCTCGCGCTGCTCGTGACCGGGGCGCTGCTGCCGACCGCCGTCCAGGCCGGCGACGTCGGACGCCTGATGGCGATCGCCCGCGAGCGCGGCACCGCGCGCGTGCTGGTCCGGCTCGACGTCCCGGAGGCGGCCGCGGCGGCGCCCGATGCCTCCGAGGCCTCTCGGGTCGCGTCGCGGCGCACGGCGATCCGCGCGTCGCGAGCCAAGCTCGCGCGCGACCTCGGCAGCACCGCGTGGGCGGTGGCGCGCGAGTTCGACACGATCCCGTACGTCGCGCTCGAGGTCACGCCCGCAGCGCTCACGGCGCTGACGCTGTCCGGCGCGGTCGTCGACGTCGAGGAGGACCGCCTCGAGAAGGTCATGCTGCCCGAGAGCGTGCCGCTGATCGGCGGCGACGCCGCGTGGAGCGCCGGCTTCGACGGCGACGGCTGGGTGGTCGCGATCCTCGACACCGGGGCGCTGCGCACGCACCCGTTTCTCGCCGGCAAGATCGTCGACGAGGCGTGCTTCTCCCGCACCGGCGACTGCCCCAACGGTCAGACCGAGCAGTTCGGACCCGGCGCAGGTGCGCCGTGCGCGTACGCGGAGATCGCGTGCCAGCACGGGACGCACGTCGCCGGCATCGCGGCGGGCCGCAACGCGGAGTTCGCCGGCGTCGCGCGCGGCGCGGGCATCATCTCGATCCAGGTGTTCTCGCGCTTCGAGGGGCGCGACTGCGACGACGACATCGAGGACCCGTGCGCGAAGTCCTACACGTCCGACACGATCGCGGCGCTCGAGTGGCTCTACGAGATGCGCAACACGTACAAGATCGCGGCGGCCAACCTGAGCCTCGGCGGCGGCAGCTTCTCCTCGCAGGCGACGTGCGACATGCAGGACGGCGCGCGCAAGGCGGCGATCGACCTGCTGCGCTCGGTCGGCATCGTGACCGTCGCGGCGTCGGGCAACGAGGCGAGCACGAGCGCGCTCTCGGCGCCGGGCTGCATCAGCTCCGCGGTGAGCGTCGGCGCGGTGAACAAGGGCGACCAGATCGCGGGCTTCTCGAACTCGGCGTCGTTCTTGACGCTGCTCGCGCCGGGCACGTCGATCTGGTCCTCGGTGCCGCCGGACGGCTTCGAGTTCGTCTCCGGAACCTCCGAGTCGACGCCGCACGTCGCGGGCGCGTTCGCCATCCTGAACCAGCGCCTCGGCCGCGGCGACGTCGACCTCGTGCTCTCCATCCTGCAGCAGACCGGCGTGCCGATCCGCGACCCGCGCAACGGCGTCGTCAAGCCCAGAATCGACATCCTCGCGGCGCTCGAGGCGCTGCCGATCGGCAACCCGTCGGGCCTGCAGATCACGCCGGATCAGGCGCGCACGCTGATCAGCAAGGACGTCGGCAACGAGCGCTGGGCGATCAGCTACAACCCGGAGGACCAGACGATCACGGGCAACGTGTTCGACGCGAGCGGCGGGCCGCCGAAGTTCGTCTGGTGCGAGCGCACGGGCGACGACGGCAACCCCGATCCGTACGACGTGCAGATCGACTTCGCGTGCTCCGGCGCCGACGCCTGCACGGGATCGTCGTGCCCCGTCGACGACTGGACGTTCATCGGCGAGGTGCCGCTGCCGGGCTCGTTCCTGCTGCCGCCGCGCGGCCAGGTCGCGAGCACGGGCGGCGCGGCGCCGGGGCCCGGTGGAACGTCCGGCGGGAGCGGCCGGCCGTCCGGCCTGCAGATCACGCCCGACCGGCGCCGCACGCTGATCAGCAAGGACGTCGGCAGCGAGCGCTGGGCGATCACGCTCAACCCGGACCAGACGGTCACCGGCAACGTCTTCCAGGCGAACGGTGCCGAGCCGAGCTTCGTCTGGTGCGAGCGCACCGGCGACGACGGCAACCCGGATCCGGCGCGCGTCATCATCTCGTTCTCCTGCTTCGGCGCGGATCGCTGCCAGCAGCAGAGCTGCTCGCCCGACGAGTGGACGTTCATCGGCGACGTGGAGCTGCCGGGCTCGTTCTTCCTGCCGGGCTGAGCAGGACGGACGCGCGCGTCGCCGGGAGTTGACCCGGGCCACGTTCGGGCCGAAAGCTGGAAGCATGGGCTACGCGGCGCGCGTCGGCGCCGAGCGCTTCGTCTTCGCGGACCTGCGCGAGGTGCTCGCGAAGGCGAACGAGGAGAAGTCGGGCGACCAGCTCGCGGGGATCGGCGCGCGCTCGGAGAGCGAGCGCGTCGCGGCGAAGCTCGTGCTCGCCGACCTCACGCTCGCCGAGATCGTCGCGAATCCGCTGATCGACCCCGAGCGTGACGAGGTCAGCCGCCTGATCCTCGAGACGCACGATCGCGCGGCGTTCGCGCAGATCGCGAGCTTGACGGTGGGCGAGCTGCGCGAGCTGCTGCTGCGCGCCGACGGTCGCGAGGCGGTCTCGCCGTGGGCGCTGACGCCGGAGATCGCGGCCGCGGTCGCGAAGCTGATGAGCAACAAGGACCTGGTGCTCGCGGCGCGCGGGCTTCGCCGCGTCACGCGGTGTCGCAACACGCTCGGCGAGCCGGGCGTGCTCGCGATCCGCGTGCAGCCGAACCATCCCGCGGACGACGTCGCGGCGATCCTGCTGTCGACCGTCGAAGGCTTGCTCTATGGCTGCGGCGACGCGGTGATCGGCGTCAATCCGGCGAGCGAGTCGGTCGACACGGTGGCGGCGATCCTGCACGCGCTCGCGCGTCTGGTCGACGGCTTCGCGATCCCGACGCAGACCTGCTGCCTCGCGCACGTCAGCACGCAGCTCGCGGCGCTCGAGCGCGGCGCGCCGGTCGACCTGCTGTTCCAGTCGATCGCCGGCACCGAAGCGGCGAACGCGAGCTTCGGCGTCTCCCTCGCCATGCTGCGCGAGGGGCGCGAGCGCGTGCTCGAGCACCACCGCGCGCGCGGCGTCGCGTGGGTCGGCGACGACGTCATGTACTTCGAGACCGGGCAGGGGAGCGCGCTCTCCGCCGAGGCGCACCACGGCATCGACCAGCTCACGTGCGAGGCGCGCGCCTACGGCGTCGCGCGCGCCTTCTCGCCGCTGCTGGTCAACACGGTCGTCGGCTTCATCGGCCCGGAGTACCTCTACGACGAGCGCCAGATCGTCCGCGCCGGGCTCGAGGACCACTTCATGGGCAAGCTGCTCGGCCTGCCGATGGGCTGCGACGTCTGCTACACGAACCACGCGCAGGCCGACCAGAACTCCGCCGACAATCTGCTGCTTCTGCTCGCCGCCGCGGGCTGCAACTACTTCATGGGCGTCCCGTGCGCGGACGACGTGATGCTCGGCTACCAGTCGACGAGCTACCACGACGCGGCGTCGGTGCGCCGCATCTTCGGGCTGCGTCCCGCGCCCGAGTTCGAGCGCTGGCTCGCGGAGCGCGGAATTTGGATCGACGGTGAGCTCGCGGCGCAGAGCGACGCGCTGCGCGACGACCTGCTGCGCGCGGCCGAGCGCCTCGCGCTGCCGGGGACGGCGTGAGCGCGCGCGACGACGACGCCACGCGCGCTCGCGACGACGTGACGCGGACGCGTCCGGAGGGCGTTGCGGCTGCCGGCGAGCGCGCGCTCGCCGAGGCCGTGCTCGCGCGCACGCCGGCGCGCATCCTGGTCGGCCGCGCCGGCACCGCGTACCGCACGCCGACGCAGCTCGAGCTGCGCCGCGACCACGCCGCCGCGCGCGACGCCGTGCGCGCCGAGATCGACCTGCACGGCGACCTCGGCACCGAGCTGGTCGAGCGCTGGCGTCTGTTCGAGGTGCGGACCGAGTGCCGCGACAAGGACGAGTACCTGATGCGCCCCGACCTCGGACGCAGGCTCTGCGAGGCGGCGCGCGAGCGCGTGCGCGCCGAGTGTCCGCCGCGCGCCGACCTGCAAGTCGTGATCGGCGACGGGCTCTCGGTCGCCGCGGTGAGCGCGCAGGCGCCGGCGCTGCTCGAGCCGCTCGCGCGCGCGGCGGCGGAGCGCGGCTGGACGTTCGGACGTCCGTTCGTCGTGCGCTACTGCCGCGTCGGCGTGCTGAACGAGATCGGCGCGTTGCTCGAGCCCGAGGTCGTCGTGCTGCTGATCGGCGAGCGTCCCGGGCTGCGCACGGCCGCGAGCCTGTCGGCGTACATGGCGTGGCGGCCGCGTCCGGGGCACAGCGACGCGGACCGCAATCTCGTGTGCAACATCCACGAGCGCGGGGTCGCGACCGACCTCGCGGTCGCGCGCATCGTCGCGCTCGCGGAGACGATGCGCGCCGCGCGCGCGAGCGGTGTCGCCGTCAAGGAGGATCTGGCGCGCCTCGCGGACGAGACGCGGCTCCTCGGCTGAGCGCGGCGCAAAAAGCCGGCGCGACCCTGCGGCCGCGCCGGCTTCTCCATCAGACGTCCGTCAGACGTCCGTTCTCGTGCGCCGACGTGCGCGTCAGCTCGCGCCCGGGGCCTTCTCGAGCGGCTTCTTGAACGCCTCGTGCTCGGACGCGAAGCGCAGCTTCTCGGGATCGAACAGCTCGTCCGGAAGCTCGACGTCGTAATCGATCGCCGTCACGTCGAGCGTCGAGCTGGTGTTGCTCGCGAGCGTCTGCATGCGGATCTGCAGCGGCGTCGGGACGCCGTCGACCTTCGAC
This window contains:
- a CDS encoding FIST N-terminal domain-containing protein translates to MRWCSTASEQPRLEDAAREAAATLRAQLDGARPDLVIAFPSDQYRADHRELSAILADELGGGLLLGCSAHSVIGGGREIEHGPALSLTAASLPDVSLTPFHVDLDALPEPDAPPEAWRRVCGVDAGVEPHFLLLADPFSFDVERLIRGLDAAFPSSKKIGGVASGGRTPGDNALLLGDRVHRSGLVGVAMAGNLELDTIVAQGCRPIGVPMFVTRCRDNVLQELDGRPALEVLQDLYESLPPADQELCRGSLFLGIEMKQAQGEYQQGDFLIRNLLGSDREEGTLIVGALLRPLQVVQFHLRDALTSAEDIERRLARYEAERGTEAVRGAVLFSCLGRGVHLYGRPNHDSDVLRRHLGDVALGGFFCNGEIGPVQGTTFLHGYTSALGIFRSRG
- a CDS encoding S8 family serine peptidase — its product is MRASADPRTSCTTSRARRRLDVARAPLSAGALLVALALLVTGALLPTAVQAGDVGRLMAIARERGTARVLVRLDVPEAAAAAPDASEASRVASRRTAIRASRAKLARDLGSTAWAVAREFDTIPYVALEVTPAALTALTLSGAVVDVEEDRLEKVMLPESVPLIGGDAAWSAGFDGDGWVVAILDTGALRTHPFLAGKIVDEACFSRTGDCPNGQTEQFGPGAGAPCAYAEIACQHGTHVAGIAAGRNAEFAGVARGAGIISIQVFSRFEGRDCDDDIEDPCAKSYTSDTIAALEWLYEMRNTYKIAAANLSLGGGSFSSQATCDMQDGARKAAIDLLRSVGIVTVAASGNEASTSALSAPGCISSAVSVGAVNKGDQIAGFSNSASFLTLLAPGTSIWSSVPPDGFEFVSGTSESTPHVAGAFAILNQRLGRGDVDLVLSILQQTGVPIRDPRNGVVKPRIDILAALEALPIGNPSGLQITPDQARTLISKDVGNERWAISYNPEDQTITGNVFDASGGPPKFVWCERTGDDGNPDPYDVQIDFACSGADACTGSSCPVDDWTFIGEVPLPGSFLLPPRGQVASTGGAAPGPGGTSGGSGRPSGLQITPDRRRTLISKDVGSERWAITLNPDQTVTGNVFQANGAEPSFVWCERTGDDGNPDPARVIISFSCFGADRCQQQSCSPDEWTFIGDVELPGSFFLPG
- the ltaE gene encoding low-specificity L-threonine aldolase; its protein translation is MKTIDLRSDTVTRPTQAMRAAMAAAEVGDDVYGEDPTVNALQEEAARLTGKEAALFVPSGTMANQAALRALTRHGDLVLATEGAHLERFESGAAAAISGVQVKTVGRDGTLDPDDVRRALTPRDHHFAPLTLVALENTHNTAGGRVFPLDLLRSVIDVAREHGLKLHLDGARLFNAAVASGVPVAEWARGFDTVTFCLSKGLGAPVGSVVCGSAEVIERVHRVRKMLGGGMRQAGILAAAGLYALRHHVERLAEDHANARRLAEGLAELGLTVDPFPETNIVLFGAPKAKFGLALRSRGVLVNEVGPRRYRAVTHLDVSADDVEDALARIRDALDAAA
- a CDS encoding VOC family protein, yielding MSDVGLTHVALPVADPAASVAFYERYAAMHVVHRRRDPSTGREVVWLADGTRPFVIVLIEVERVEERLEGLAHLGVGCATREDVDRLCDVARAEGRLRMGPIDAGAPVGYFAMLADPDGHTLELSHGQEVGLAAGGA
- a CDS encoding thioredoxin domain-containing protein, producing MSVRRSIALLGLLLVPGVVLPGATSAADQDTLIKYYRKKNNVPPSETVTVKDVKDSPIKGAKQGVLEIGTPPRARQVPFTASSDFRYVIFAEVDDVTVDPAKAVMDKVSLKNEVCRGPKDAKVTIIEYSDFQCPFCAKGYNTIENEVLTEYKDKVRFCYKHLPLPFHPWAEPSAIAMECMKQQNPDAAWAVYRGFFEKQKEVTPANVKEKALEFAANDKIDKAKFEECFDKKETLDKVKADKAEATSLGLTGTPSFVINGRMVKGAQPAANFKAIIDDELASAK
- a CDS encoding acyl-CoA dehydrogenase family protein; protein product: MNREFFHQDMRQFIDHRVDWARYFKLLRGSEGDVASEVETFKTILQTIGEICEDIEAEAKDHWHEEVRLEDGRVIVPPHIASGYDKLRQAGLVCLILDPKYGGYGLPVLLNSNYLEMVSRADTSLMTIVGLQAGVAGDIQKYGSEEIKQRYLPRFASGELQGCMDLTEPQAGSDLGGITTRATEENGRWFIDGAKIFITNGGSDVHLVLARDAATYDQSKGTTNGLNLLLCPVVLPDGRRNTVRVTRVENKMGIHGSPTCAVEFDHAEAFLLGERGNGFRAMLDLMNQARLGVAAQAIGIAEAAYRQARTYASERVQFGAPIIEQPLVKSMLTLMALDIQSSRALLYRTCAMIDMTAAIEAYLASDRNDPGVDRAALQEELERNTQLIRFFTPLCKYYSTEVSNRVTRAGIQIHGGIGYMAESPAGHYHSDSIITTIYEGTSEIQASFALREMSKGALFTALEQTRADLEHLDDRFPEEAKLVRDGIGAITASLPGLMEDPRYALLNAKRVCDMVIDVVVAAELLFQAEVVPTKYELAASFIRRNMLMVDMHAKRIQSGDVSRLERYNRILGL